A section of the Streptomyces sp. NBC_00178 genome encodes:
- a CDS encoding GH1 family beta-glucosidase: MTDFPVFPPGFVFGAATASYQIEGAVEEDGRGPSIWDTYSHTPGRTDGGDTGDVACDHYHRYPEDVALLRDLGVESYRFSIAWSRIQATGSGAVNPKGLDFYSRLVDSLLEAGIEPAATLYHWDLPQALEDKGGWRVRETAERFGEYTAIVAEHLGDRVPRWITLNEPWCSAFLGYSVGRHAPGAQEGRGALAAAHHLLVGHGHAMNALRAAGVREAGITLNLDRNVPATESDADLAAVVRADTQHNLVWTEPLLAGRYPATEEETWGELITGQDFRREGDLELISQPMDFLGINYYRPIVVAAAPHREADPALRVATDNRYTEGQYPDVRRTAMGWPVVPESFTDLLTALKQTYGDALPPVHITENGSAEFDEVEADGSVRDADRVEYLRTHLTALRAAMDAGVDVRGYYVWSLLDNFEWALGYAKRFGIIRVDYDTLERTPKDSYRYYQQLIAAHRA, from the coding sequence ATGACTGACTTCCCGGTCTTCCCGCCCGGTTTCGTCTTCGGCGCGGCCACGGCCTCGTACCAGATCGAGGGCGCCGTGGAGGAAGACGGCCGCGGCCCGTCCATCTGGGACACCTACAGCCACACGCCCGGCCGGACGGACGGCGGTGACACGGGCGACGTCGCCTGCGACCACTACCACCGCTACCCCGAGGACGTGGCACTGCTGCGCGACCTGGGTGTCGAGTCGTACCGCTTCTCGATCGCCTGGTCGCGCATCCAGGCCACGGGCAGCGGCGCCGTGAACCCCAAGGGGCTCGACTTCTACTCCCGGCTCGTCGACTCGCTCCTGGAGGCGGGCATCGAGCCGGCCGCCACGCTCTACCACTGGGACCTGCCGCAGGCCCTGGAGGACAAGGGCGGCTGGCGTGTGCGGGAGACGGCGGAGCGCTTCGGCGAGTACACGGCGATCGTCGCCGAGCACCTCGGCGACCGGGTGCCGCGCTGGATCACGCTCAACGAGCCGTGGTGCAGCGCGTTCCTGGGCTACTCGGTGGGCCGGCACGCACCGGGCGCCCAGGAGGGCCGCGGGGCACTCGCGGCCGCGCACCACCTGCTGGTCGGGCACGGACACGCGATGAACGCGCTGCGCGCGGCGGGTGTCCGGGAGGCCGGCATCACGCTGAACCTGGACCGCAACGTCCCGGCCACCGAGTCGGACGCCGACCTCGCCGCGGTCGTGCGGGCGGACACCCAGCACAACCTGGTGTGGACCGAACCGCTCCTCGCGGGCCGCTACCCGGCCACCGAGGAGGAGACCTGGGGCGAGCTGATCACGGGCCAGGACTTCCGCCGTGAGGGCGACCTGGAGCTGATCTCCCAGCCGATGGACTTCCTGGGCATCAACTACTACCGGCCGATCGTCGTCGCCGCGGCCCCGCACCGCGAGGCGGACCCGGCGCTGCGGGTGGCCACGGACAACCGCTACACGGAGGGCCAGTACCCGGACGTCCGCAGGACGGCCATGGGCTGGCCGGTCGTCCCGGAGTCCTTCACCGACCTGCTGACCGCGCTGAAGCAGACGTACGGCGACGCGCTGCCGCCCGTGCACATCACGGAGAACGGCTCGGCGGAGTTCGACGAGGTCGAGGCGGACGGGTCGGTCCGCGACGCGGACCGGGTGGAGTACCTGCGCACCCACCTGACCGCGCTGCGGGCGGCGATGGACGCCGGGGTCGACGTACGCGGCTACTACGTCTGGTCGCTGCTGGACAACTTCGAGTGGGCGCTGGGCTACGCGAAGCGGTTCGGGATCATCCGGGTCGACTACGACACGCTGGAGCGCACGCCGAAGGACAGCTACCGCTACTACCAGCAGCTGATCGCGGCCCACCGGGCCTGA
- a CDS encoding carbohydrate ABC transporter permease, translated as MATTTQIPAAPAPAAVHRPKRRLGATVFGVAVLAVMLFPLYWMINTALQPDASLVDVGPVPTGVDFSGFTSAITDQGTNLLTSLAVALGAVAICLVISAPAAYGLAQFKLPGSRTIVFGTLITQMVPGIVIANALYSAYVDLGLVNSYFGLMLADASLGIPFAIVLMRSFMVSIPREVIEAAEVDGAGRIRTFVQVVLPMSRNSLITAGLFSFLYAWSDFMFALTLNTTDDVKPITLGIYQYIGAHVGDWGSVMAASVLSAVPAAVLLVLSQKYIAAGITGGSVK; from the coding sequence ATGGCGACCACCACCCAGATCCCCGCCGCCCCGGCTCCCGCGGCCGTCCACCGGCCGAAGCGCCGCTTGGGTGCGACCGTCTTCGGCGTGGCCGTCCTCGCGGTCATGCTGTTCCCGCTGTACTGGATGATCAACACGGCGCTCCAGCCGGACGCGAGCCTGGTCGACGTGGGTCCGGTCCCGACGGGCGTCGACTTCTCGGGCTTCACCTCGGCGATCACGGACCAGGGCACCAACCTGCTGACCTCGCTGGCGGTGGCGCTCGGAGCGGTGGCCATCTGCCTGGTGATCTCCGCGCCGGCGGCGTACGGGCTGGCGCAGTTCAAGCTGCCCGGCAGCCGGACGATCGTCTTCGGGACGCTCATCACGCAGATGGTCCCGGGCATCGTCATCGCCAACGCCCTGTACAGCGCCTACGTGGACCTCGGCCTGGTCAACTCCTACTTCGGCCTGATGCTCGCGGACGCCTCGCTGGGCATCCCCTTCGCGATCGTGCTGATGCGCTCGTTCATGGTGTCGATCCCGCGCGAGGTCATCGAGGCGGCCGAGGTCGACGGCGCGGGCCGCATCCGCACGTTCGTCCAGGTCGTCCTGCCGATGAGCCGCAACTCCCTGATCACCGCCGGGCTGTTCTCGTTCCTCTACGCGTGGAGCGACTTCATGTTCGCGCTGACGCTGAACACGACGGACGACGTCAAGCCGATCACGCTGGGCATCTACCAGTACATCGGGGCGCACGTCGGCGACTGGGGTTCGGTCATGGCCGCGTCCGTGCTCTCCGCGGTCCCGGCGGCGGTGCTCCTCGTCCTGTCCCAGAAGTACATCGCCGCCGGGATCACCGGCGGCTCGGTCAAGTGA
- a CDS encoding carbohydrate ABC transporter permease, with protein MSSTTASAAPLPTDAKAPAAPAVRTPANPRSAKRRRTLAQWGFIAPAVIFMALFFGYPLVRNIVMSFQDYSPSTFFTGEAPFNGLDNWNNVFSDGLFGKALWQTILFTVGSLLGQFSIGLALAVFFTRRFPLNGILRSLILLPWLVPMVVSGIVWRRIFDQDTGVLNSFLGTVGLPGDTPWLTSTSMALISVILVNIWIGIPFNMVILYGGLQEVPKELSEAAALDGASAWRTFRSVTLPMLKPVITVVLVLGFMSTVKILDLVLALTDGGPADSTQTLGTLTYQNSFVQMDFGAGAVVGNILILISAVFAVFYLRVNRNEGK; from the coding sequence ATGTCATCCACCACAGCCTCGGCCGCCCCGCTGCCGACCGACGCGAAGGCCCCCGCGGCCCCCGCGGTCAGGACGCCCGCGAACCCGCGGAGCGCCAAGCGGCGCAGGACGCTCGCACAGTGGGGTTTCATCGCCCCCGCCGTGATCTTCATGGCCCTGTTCTTCGGCTACCCGCTCGTCCGCAACATCGTGATGAGCTTCCAGGACTACTCGCCGTCCACCTTCTTCACGGGTGAGGCGCCGTTCAACGGCCTGGACAACTGGAACAACGTCTTCAGCGACGGACTGTTCGGCAAGGCCCTGTGGCAGACGATCCTCTTCACCGTCGGATCGCTCCTCGGCCAGTTCTCCATCGGTCTCGCGCTCGCCGTCTTCTTCACCCGGCGCTTCCCGCTGAACGGCATCCTCCGTTCGCTGATCCTGTTGCCGTGGCTGGTCCCCATGGTCGTCTCGGGCATCGTCTGGCGGCGCATCTTCGACCAGGACACCGGTGTCCTGAACTCGTTCCTCGGCACCGTCGGCCTGCCGGGTGACACGCCCTGGCTGACGAGCACGAGCATGGCGCTGATCTCGGTGATCCTCGTCAACATCTGGATCGGCATCCCGTTCAACATGGTGATCCTCTACGGCGGCCTCCAGGAGGTCCCCAAGGAGCTGAGCGAGGCCGCCGCGCTCGACGGCGCCTCGGCCTGGCGCACGTTCCGCTCGGTCACCCTGCCCATGCTCAAGCCCGTCATCACCGTGGTGCTGGTGCTCGGCTTCATGTCGACGGTCAAGATCCTCGACCTGGTGCTCGCCCTCACCGACGGCGGCCCCGCCGACTCCACGCAGACGCTCGGCACGCTGACCTACCAGAACTCCTTCGTCCAGATGGACTTCGGGGCCGGTGCCGTGGTCGGCAACATCCTGATCCTGATCTCCGCCGTCTTCGCGGTGTTCTACCTGCGGGTCAACCGCAACGAGGGGAAGTGA
- a CDS encoding ABC transporter substrate-binding protein, with protein sequence MTEPSPDGRSGRRSRRTRRIVVPLTVVSAIVAGPVLSGCGQQRDEDVYTVMNSSTDESYHRWDGDTLERCGKQLGITIEQQSVPAAQLMTKALRMASSKSLPDVLQLDASEMPTFAEAGGLIPLKDVGLTTTDIPEGIVNFGSYGGTYYGAARTVNTLALFYNKDTLAKAGLPVPTTWAEMQSTAKKLTQGKRYGVALSAGGAEDGVFQFTPFMWSNGGDETKLDSPEVAGALDYWKGLLKDGSLSKSTVNWTQADVNDQFMAGNAAMMINGPWQVETLNAKKGLNWGIAGIPVPEAGDDSVGPLGGGVLTVPNTGDSTREKTAAKIIGCMAGEQEQITYALNSWMVPANTKAAAVWRTKAPELAALAGQVSTARSRTAKVGAQWSSVSLALQSAFQSALTGESSEAALKRAQQQVTSGN encoded by the coding sequence GTGACAGAACCTTCCCCGGACGGGCGGTCCGGACGCCGCAGCCGCCGCACCAGGCGGATCGTCGTCCCCCTCACCGTCGTCTCCGCCATCGTCGCCGGCCCCGTCCTGTCGGGATGCGGCCAGCAGCGGGACGAGGACGTCTACACCGTCATGAACTCGTCGACCGACGAGTCGTACCACCGCTGGGACGGCGACACCCTCGAACGCTGCGGCAAGCAGCTCGGTATCACCATCGAGCAGCAGAGCGTGCCCGCCGCCCAGTTGATGACGAAGGCGCTTCGCATGGCGTCCTCGAAGTCGCTGCCGGACGTGCTGCAGCTGGACGCCTCCGAGATGCCGACGTTCGCCGAGGCCGGCGGGCTGATCCCGCTCAAGGACGTCGGGCTGACCACGACCGACATACCCGAGGGAATCGTCAACTTCGGTTCGTACGGCGGGACGTACTACGGGGCCGCGCGCACCGTGAACACCCTGGCGCTGTTCTACAACAAGGACACCCTCGCCAAGGCGGGCCTGCCGGTGCCCACGACCTGGGCCGAGATGCAGTCGACCGCCAAGAAGCTGACGCAGGGCAAGCGCTACGGCGTGGCGCTCAGCGCCGGCGGTGCGGAGGACGGCGTCTTCCAGTTCACCCCGTTCATGTGGTCCAACGGCGGCGACGAGACGAAGCTCGACAGCCCCGAGGTCGCCGGCGCGCTCGACTACTGGAAGGGCCTGCTGAAGGACGGCTCGCTCTCCAAGTCGACGGTCAACTGGACCCAGGCGGACGTGAACGACCAGTTCATGGCCGGCAACGCGGCCATGATGATCAACGGCCCCTGGCAGGTCGAGACCCTGAACGCCAAGAAGGGGCTCAACTGGGGCATCGCCGGAATCCCCGTCCCCGAAGCGGGCGACGACTCCGTGGGCCCGCTCGGCGGTGGCGTGCTGACCGTGCCGAACACCGGCGACAGCACGCGCGAGAAGACCGCCGCCAAGATCATCGGCTGCATGGCGGGCGAACAGGAGCAGATCACCTACGCCCTGAACAGCTGGATGGTCCCGGCCAACACCAAGGCGGCGGCGGTCTGGCGCACGAAGGCCCCCGAGCTGGCCGCCCTGGCCGGACAGGTCTCCACGGCACGGTCCCGCACGGCGAAGGTCGGTGCGCAGTGGTCGTCCGTCTCGCTCGCCCTGCAGAGCGCCTTCCAGTCCGCCCTCACCGGCGAGTCCAGCGAGGCCGCTCTGAAGCGTGCCCAGCAGCAGGTCACGAGCGGGAACTGA
- the xylA gene encoding xylose isomerase gives MSDRFTPTPADRFTFGLWTVGWRGNDPFGEPTRPALDPVESVERLAELGAHGVTFHDDDLIPFGSDESERARLIGRFKDALDRTGLKVPMATTNLFTHPVFKDGGFTSNDREVRRFALRKVIRNIDLAVELGATTYVAWGGREGAESGAAKDIRIALDRMKEAFDLLGEYVTEQGYDLRFAIEPKPNEPRGDILLPTIGHALAFIERLERPELVGVNPETGHEQMAGLNFPHGIAQALWAGKLFHIDLNGQSGIKYDQDFRFGAGDLRQAFWLVDLLETAGYEGPRHFDFKPVRTDGIDGVWESAKNCMRNYLILKERAAGFRADPAVQEALTASRLTELARPTADDGLKALLADRTAYEDFDATTVAERTMAFEALDQLAMEHLLGLR, from the coding sequence ATGTCGGACCGCTTCACTCCCACTCCTGCGGACAGGTTCACCTTCGGGCTCTGGACCGTGGGCTGGCGGGGCAACGACCCGTTCGGTGAGCCGACCCGTCCCGCGCTGGACCCGGTCGAGTCGGTGGAGCGGCTGGCCGAGCTCGGCGCGCACGGGGTCACCTTCCACGACGACGACCTGATCCCGTTCGGGTCGGACGAGAGTGAGCGGGCCCGGCTGATCGGCCGGTTCAAGGACGCCCTGGACCGCACCGGCCTCAAGGTCCCCATGGCCACGACGAACCTGTTCACCCACCCCGTGTTCAAGGACGGCGGGTTCACCTCCAACGACCGCGAGGTCCGCCGCTTCGCGCTGCGCAAGGTCATCCGCAACATCGACCTCGCCGTCGAGCTCGGCGCCACCACCTACGTCGCCTGGGGCGGCCGCGAAGGCGCCGAGTCCGGCGCCGCCAAGGACATCCGTATCGCCCTGGACCGGATGAAGGAAGCCTTCGACCTCCTGGGCGAGTACGTCACCGAGCAGGGCTACGACCTGCGCTTCGCCATCGAGCCCAAGCCCAACGAGCCCCGCGGCGACATCCTCCTGCCCACCATCGGCCACGCCCTCGCCTTCATCGAGCGCCTGGAGCGCCCCGAACTGGTCGGCGTGAACCCCGAGACCGGCCACGAGCAGATGGCCGGACTCAACTTCCCCCACGGCATCGCCCAGGCCCTGTGGGCCGGCAAACTCTTCCACATCGACCTCAACGGACAGTCCGGCATCAAGTACGACCAGGACTTCCGCTTCGGCGCCGGCGACCTGCGCCAGGCCTTCTGGCTCGTCGACCTCCTGGAAACCGCAGGCTACGAAGGGCCCCGGCACTTCGACTTCAAGCCCGTACGCACCGACGGCATCGACGGCGTCTGGGAATCCGCGAAGAACTGCATGCGCAACTACCTCATCCTCAAGGAACGCGCCGCAGGCTTCCGCGCCGACCCCGCCGTCCAGGAAGCCCTCACCGCCTCCCGCCTCACCGAACTCGCCCGCCCCACCGCCGACGACGGCCTCAAAGCCCTCCTCGCCGACCGCACCGCCTACGAGGACTTCGACGCCACCACCGTCGCCGAACGCACCATGGCCTTCGAAGCCCTCGACCAACTCGCCATGGAACACCTCCTCGGCCTCCGCTGA
- the yicI gene encoding alpha-xylosidase, whose product MKFTDGFWQLRSGVHASYATEVRDVRLDADRLAAYAAVKRVERRGDTLNAPLITVEAHAPAEGVIAVRLTHHAGKRRKGPDFEMPGAAAGSAATTRTDGATAELTSGPLTLRLPTEGTFGMEFLDEAGRVLTSAGRKGSAFATVDGGGHHMVAQLALGVGETVHGLGERFTPYVKNGQVVDMWQADGGTSSEQAYKNIPFYLSSRGYGVFVNHPGKVSFEVGSEAVGQVQFSVEDQTLEYFVIAGPTPKDVLARYTALSGRPALPPAWSFGLWLTTSFTTSYDEATVTSFVDGMAERGIPLSVFHFDCFWMREYQWCDFEWDPAVFPDPEGMLARLKDKGLKICVWINPYIGQKSALYEEGVREGYFVLTPEGDVWQWDKWQAGMALVDFTNPAATAWFQAKLRTLLDQGVDGFKTDFGERIPTDVVWHDGSDQERMHNYYTHLYNKAVFELLEEERGQGEAVLFARSAAAGGQQFPVHWGGDCWSSFEAMAESLRGGLSLSLSGFGFWSHDIGGFEGTPDPAVFKRWLAFGLLSSHSRLHGSSSYRVPWEFGDEAVDVARQFTRLKHRLMPYLYGAAVETHRTGVPTMRPLLLEFPDDPTARVADRQYLLGPDLLVAPVFSQDGTVEYYVPEGTWTRFLTGETVTGPAWRQETHGFDSLPLLVRQGAVLALGADESRPDGDWLDGLELRVHAPEGTGDFTRTVTVPDLTGAVAATYEVVLKDGEVSVTTDTDRPYKVTLVG is encoded by the coding sequence ATGAAGTTCACCGACGGCTTCTGGCAGTTGCGCAGCGGTGTGCACGCCTCGTACGCCACCGAAGTCCGCGACGTCCGTCTCGACGCCGACCGCCTCGCCGCCTACGCCGCGGTGAAGCGGGTCGAGCGGAGGGGCGACACCCTGAACGCCCCGCTGATCACCGTGGAGGCCCACGCCCCGGCCGAGGGTGTCATCGCCGTACGCCTGACCCACCACGCGGGCAAGCGCCGCAAGGGCCCGGACTTCGAGATGCCCGGAGCCGCCGCCGGGTCGGCCGCCACCACCCGCACGGACGGCGCCACCGCCGAGCTGACCAGCGGCCCGCTGACCCTGCGCCTGCCCACCGAGGGCACCTTCGGCATGGAGTTCCTCGACGAGGCCGGCCGTGTCCTGACCTCGGCCGGGCGCAAGGGCAGCGCCTTCGCCACGGTCGACGGCGGCGGGCACCACATGGTCGCCCAACTCGCCCTGGGTGTCGGTGAGACGGTCCACGGCCTCGGCGAGCGCTTCACGCCGTACGTGAAGAACGGCCAGGTCGTCGACATGTGGCAGGCCGACGGCGGCACCAGCAGTGAACAGGCCTACAAGAACATCCCGTTCTACCTCTCCTCCCGCGGTTACGGCGTCTTCGTCAACCACCCCGGCAAGGTCTCCTTCGAGGTCGGCTCCGAGGCCGTGGGCCAGGTGCAGTTCAGCGTCGAGGACCAGACGCTGGAGTACTTCGTCATCGCCGGCCCCACCCCCAAGGACGTCCTGGCGCGCTACACCGCGCTCTCCGGGCGCCCCGCACTGCCCCCGGCGTGGTCGTTCGGCCTCTGGCTGACCACCTCCTTCACCACCTCCTACGACGAGGCGACGGTCACCTCCTTCGTCGACGGGATGGCCGAACGGGGCATCCCGCTCAGCGTGTTCCACTTCGACTGCTTCTGGATGCGCGAGTACCAGTGGTGCGACTTCGAGTGGGACCCGGCCGTCTTCCCGGACCCCGAGGGCATGCTCGCGCGCCTCAAGGACAAGGGCCTGAAGATCTGCGTCTGGATCAACCCGTACATCGGGCAGAAGAGCGCCCTGTACGAGGAGGGCGTCCGTGAGGGGTACTTCGTGCTCACCCCCGAGGGCGACGTCTGGCAGTGGGACAAGTGGCAGGCCGGCATGGCCCTGGTCGACTTCACCAACCCCGCGGCCACCGCCTGGTTCCAGGCCAAGCTCAGGACGCTCCTGGACCAGGGCGTGGACGGCTTCAAGACCGACTTCGGCGAGCGCATCCCCACCGACGTGGTGTGGCACGACGGCTCCGACCAGGAGCGCATGCACAACTACTACACGCACCTCTACAACAAGGCGGTCTTCGAGCTCCTGGAGGAGGAGCGGGGCCAGGGCGAGGCCGTGCTCTTCGCCCGTTCCGCCGCCGCGGGCGGCCAGCAGTTCCCGGTCCACTGGGGCGGCGACTGCTGGTCCTCCTTCGAGGCGATGGCCGAGTCCCTGCGCGGCGGCCTCTCGCTGTCCCTGTCCGGCTTCGGCTTCTGGAGCCACGACATCGGAGGCTTCGAAGGCACCCCCGACCCGGCCGTCTTCAAGCGCTGGCTCGCCTTCGGCCTGCTCTCCTCGCACAGCCGGCTGCACGGTTCGTCGTCGTACCGCGTGCCGTGGGAGTTCGGTGACGAAGCGGTCGACGTGGCGCGGCAGTTCACCCGGCTGAAGCACCGTCTGATGCCGTACCTCTACGGCGCGGCGGTCGAGACCCACCGCACGGGCGTCCCGACCATGCGGCCCCTGCTGCTGGAGTTCCCCGACGACCCGACCGCGCGTGTGGCCGACCGGCAGTACCTGCTCGGCCCCGACCTGCTGGTCGCGCCGGTCTTCTCGCAGGACGGGACGGTCGAGTACTACGTCCCCGAGGGCACCTGGACCCGCTTCCTCACCGGTGAGACCGTCACGGGACCCGCCTGGCGGCAGGAGACCCACGGCTTCGACAGCCTCCCCCTGCTCGTCCGGCAGGGCGCCGTGCTCGCCCTCGGCGCCGACGAGTCCCGCCCGGACGGGGACTGGCTCGACGGCCTCGAACTCCGTGTCCACGCACCCGAGGGCACCGGTGACTTCACGCGCACGGTGACGGTCCCCGACCTCACGGGCGCGGTGGCCGCGACGTACGAGGTCGTCCTCAAGGACGGCGAGGTCAGCGTCACCACGGACACGGACCGGCCGTACAAGGTCACCCTCGTCGGCTGA
- a CDS encoding histidine phosphatase family protein — translation MGELILIRHGETEWSRSGQHTSYTDLPLTELGERQARALVPLLEERQIGLTLVSPYLRARRTAELAGLTSLREMPDLHEWEYGAYEGVTTVEIRRTRPDWDLWTDGVALGSVEGHPGESPDEVGARADRVLAEVRAARSRIGDDDIVLVAHSHFLRVLTARYLNLPVTGGELFQLATGAVSRLGTEHNKPVIKSLNMSLPERLFKAID, via the coding sequence ATGGGCGAGCTGATCCTGATCCGGCACGGCGAGACCGAGTGGTCCCGGTCCGGGCAGCACACGAGCTACACCGACCTGCCCCTGACGGAGCTCGGCGAGCGCCAGGCCCGGGCACTCGTTCCCCTGCTGGAGGAGCGGCAGATCGGGCTCACCCTGGTCAGCCCGTACCTTCGGGCCCGCCGCACCGCCGAGCTGGCGGGGCTCACGTCCCTCAGGGAGATGCCCGACCTGCACGAGTGGGAGTACGGCGCCTACGAGGGCGTCACCACGGTCGAGATCCGGCGCACCCGCCCGGACTGGGACCTCTGGACGGACGGAGTCGCGCTCGGCTCCGTCGAGGGCCACCCGGGCGAGTCGCCGGACGAGGTCGGGGCCCGCGCGGACCGGGTCCTCGCGGAAGTCCGCGCGGCACGGTCCCGGATCGGGGACGACGACATCGTGCTCGTCGCCCACTCCCACTTCCTCCGCGTCCTCACGGCCCGCTATCTGAACCTGCCCGTCACCGGCGGCGAGCTCTTCCAGCTCGCCACGGGAGCCGTCTCCCGCCTGGGCACGGAGCACAACAAGCCGGTCATCAAGTCCCTGAACATGTCGCTGCCCGAGCGGCTGTTCAAGGCGATCGACTGA